A window of the Lysinibacillus irui genome harbors these coding sequences:
- a CDS encoding HTH-type transcriptional regulator Hpr has product MALSEELYTQKEAMLYSQRIAQLSKALWKAVEKDWQQWIKPYDLNINEHHILWISYHLKGASISDVAKFGVMHVSTAFNFSKKLEERGFLKFSKRDDDKRNTYVELTEAGTELIVEMNKNYHNTYHSVLEGSLALKDLYGRFPDFLDVMAVIRNIYGEDFIDIFERSFQHFRDSFDTLEERTPVKG; this is encoded by the coding sequence ATGGCTTTGTCAGAGGAATTATACACACAAAAAGAAGCGATGCTTTATAGTCAAAGAATCGCACAATTATCGAAGGCGCTATGGAAAGCGGTTGAAAAGGATTGGCAACAATGGATTAAACCCTATGATTTAAATATTAATGAACACCATATTTTATGGATTTCTTATCATTTAAAAGGGGCTTCCATTTCTGATGTAGCAAAATTCGGAGTGATGCATGTTTCTACAGCATTTAACTTCTCCAAAAAATTAGAAGAGCGTGGCTTCCTTAAGTTTTCGAAGCGTGATGACGATAAACGAAATACGTATGTTGAGCTTACTGAAGCTGGTACAGAGCTTATTGTAGAGATGAATAAGAACTACCATAATACGTATCATTCCGTACTGGAGGGATCCCTTGCCTTAAAAGATTTATATGGCCGTTTCCCAGATTTTTTAGATGTAATGGCTGTTATTCGCAATATTTATGGCGAGGATTTCATCGATATTTTCGAACGCTCCTTCCAACATTTCCGTGATTCCTTTGACACGCTAGAAGAAAGAACACCTGTAAAGGGATAG
- a CDS encoding peptidylprolyl isomerase — translation MKKTVLSLTLAASVLALGACSGGDSKAIVTSKVGDISVADFNEKAKALTGSYVMQQLVTEKVLADKYEVTDKEIKEAYDTTASQFGDGFTQALAESGLTEQGFKDSLRVQLLQEKALKDQAIKEEDVKKYYEQMKTELNGRHILVADEKTAKEVIAKIKGGAKFADVAKEYSTDTGSAKNGGELGWFSVGSMVDEFNDAAYALELNTLSEPVKSSFGYHVIEITDKRDVKGVGEFKDEEDNIRSTMINKLNQTGEAQTILKDIVAKMAKDADVKTSDKDLKESLKFFTTTSEEQAKAAEEAAKKAEDNAAKDSEDKAEDTDKESK, via the coding sequence ATGAAAAAGACAGTTTTATCTTTAACTTTAGCTGCTTCTGTATTAGCTCTTGGTGCTTGTAGCGGCGGAGATAGCAAAGCAATCGTTACTTCTAAAGTGGGCGATATATCAGTAGCTGATTTTAATGAAAAGGCAAAAGCTTTAACAGGCTCATATGTAATGCAACAACTTGTGACTGAAAAAGTTTTAGCTGACAAATATGAGGTAACAGATAAAGAAATTAAAGAAGCTTACGACACTACAGCATCACAATTTGGTGATGGCTTTACACAAGCACTTGCTGAAAGTGGTTTAACAGAACAAGGCTTTAAAGATTCTTTACGTGTTCAGCTTCTTCAAGAAAAAGCTTTAAAAGATCAAGCAATTAAAGAAGAAGATGTGAAAAAATACTACGAACAAATGAAAACAGAACTAAATGGTCGTCATATTTTAGTAGCAGATGAGAAAACAGCGAAAGAAGTCATTGCAAAAATTAAAGGCGGTGCTAAATTTGCTGATGTAGCGAAAGAATATTCTACAGATACAGGTTCTGCGAAAAACGGTGGAGAGCTTGGATGGTTCTCTGTTGGTTCAATGGTTGATGAATTTAACGATGCTGCTTACGCTCTTGAATTAAATACATTAAGCGAGCCAGTAAAATCAAGCTTTGGATATCATGTTATTGAAATTACGGACAAGCGTGACGTAAAAGGTGTTGGTGAATTTAAAGATGAAGAAGACAACATCCGTTCAACAATGATAAACAAGCTAAACCAAACTGGTGAAGCGCAAACGATTTTAAAAGACATCGTTGCAAAAATGGCAAAAGATGCAGATGTGAAAACATCAGATAAAGATTTAAAAGAATCACTTAAATTCTTTACAACAACAAGTGAAGAACAAGCCAAAGCGGCTGAAGAAGCAGCTAAAAAAGCAGAAGATAATGCTGCTAAAGATTCTGAAGACAAAGCAGAAGATACTGACAAGGAATCTAAATAG
- a CDS encoding DUF3267 domain-containing protein, which yields MHCWKILNLEHHYGTTRIIIMGVITFLLVFSVSYVMFNLFNEEHYTDRLFWLFVIAVLTLYPVHKFLHFLALYDLRQHLKLRVRTQFYIIPVLHMRIREPLSKNRYILALLTPFIVLNTSIIVGTWLLPAYTHYGTLLLAYHCSLCLIDILYVKYLLNSPKNSQIEETPKGYEILVPPTVH from the coding sequence ATGCATTGTTGGAAAATTTTAAACCTAGAACATCATTATGGTACAACGCGTATTATTATAATGGGTGTTATTACTTTTCTATTGGTCTTTTCTGTTTCATATGTAATGTTTAATTTATTTAACGAAGAGCATTACACAGATCGGTTATTCTGGCTTTTTGTAATTGCTGTACTCACTCTTTATCCAGTTCATAAATTTTTGCACTTTCTTGCACTATATGATTTGCGCCAGCATTTAAAATTACGTGTACGTACCCAATTTTATATAATTCCTGTTTTGCATATGCGAATTCGTGAACCTTTATCTAAAAATCGTTACATCTTAGCATTACTTACGCCTTTTATCGTTCTAAACACAAGTATTATAGTAGGAACTTGGCTATTACCAGCCTATACACACTACGGAACATTGCTGTTAGCTTATCACTGTAGTTTATGTTTGATTGATATCCTTTACGTGAAATACTTACTAAATTCACCTAAAAACTCCCAAATAGAAGAAACACCTAAAGGCTATGAAATTTTAGTTCCACCAACTGTTCACTAA
- a CDS encoding YtxH domain-containing protein encodes MKAKPFLLGLTTGIIGGTIAVLFSTPQSGQQVRATLKQNLDQTKGMLLDVKQQVGTVKHSVNTLTNEVKNNIPQIINDLKQTITTFTEEIEPTKNNLQQELDALQNSISEIEKNIAQITENKKKPQEKVSD; translated from the coding sequence ATGAAAGCAAAACCATTTTTACTTGGACTAACAACAGGGATTATAGGTGGGACAATCGCTGTGCTTTTCTCAACACCACAATCAGGGCAACAAGTACGTGCTACTCTTAAACAAAATCTTGACCAAACAAAAGGTATGCTCCTTGATGTAAAACAACAAGTAGGGACTGTTAAGCACTCTGTCAATACTTTAACAAATGAAGTGAAAAATAATATCCCACAAATAATAAATGATTTAAAGCAAACAATCACAACTTTTACTGAAGAAATCGAACCAACGAAAAATAATTTACAACAAGAATTAGATGCTTTACAGAATTCGATTAGCGAAATCGAGAAAAACATTGCACAAATCACCGAAAACAAGAAAAAACCGCAAGAAAAAGTTAGCGACTAA
- the yhaM gene encoding 3'-5' exoribonuclease YhaM: MKGITTLQVGEAVDQFLLIKQATKGVTTVGKPFMSLLLQDKSGDIEAKLWDTNEDHEKMYHAEAIVRVGGEIHDYRGKNQLRIKSIRVAKPEEGIAIHDLVPSSATPKEQLYEELTQFFFDIKNPNISRITRAAIKKHQDAILVFPAATKNHHDYASGLLDHMVSMLKLGKAIADLYPTLNRDLLYAGIILHDIGKVVELSGPVATMYTVEGNLLGHITIMVNEIAKIASELEIDGEEVMLLQHMVLSHHGKEEWGSPKKPMLQEAEILHYIDNIDAKMNMLTRALGKTAPGEFTERLFPLDNRSFYKPTI; encoded by the coding sequence ATGAAAGGGATTACGACGCTTCAAGTTGGAGAAGCAGTAGATCAATTTTTATTGATAAAACAAGCGACAAAAGGTGTTACAACCGTTGGAAAGCCATTTATGTCGCTATTATTACAAGATAAAAGTGGGGATATTGAGGCAAAATTATGGGACACGAATGAGGATCATGAAAAAATGTATCATGCTGAAGCGATTGTGCGTGTTGGCGGAGAGATTCATGACTATAGAGGAAAAAATCAATTACGTATTAAATCGATACGTGTTGCAAAGCCAGAGGAAGGAATCGCAATTCATGATTTAGTTCCCTCCTCAGCAACGCCCAAAGAACAACTATATGAAGAATTGACACAATTTTTCTTTGATATTAAAAATCCAAATATCTCACGTATTACGAGAGCAGCTATTAAAAAGCATCAGGATGCTATTTTAGTCTTCCCAGCAGCAACAAAAAACCATCATGACTATGCATCTGGTTTATTAGATCATATGGTATCTATGCTAAAACTAGGTAAAGCGATTGCTGATTTATATCCAACGCTTAATCGCGATTTATTATATGCAGGAATTATTTTGCATGACATAGGCAAGGTTGTAGAGTTATCTGGTCCAGTTGCCACGATGTATACAGTTGAAGGTAATTTATTAGGACACATTACGATTATGGTGAATGAAATTGCTAAAATTGCTAGTGAACTTGAAATTGATGGTGAAGAAGTCATGCTATTACAACATATGGTTCTGTCTCATCATGGAAAAGAAGAGTGGGGTAGCCCGAAAAAACCTATGCTCCAAGAAGCGGAAATCTTGCACTATATTGATAACATAGATGCAAAAATGAATATGCTCACAAGGGCATTAGGGAAAACAGCTCCAGGGGAATTTACAGAGCGACTCTTCCCGCTGGATAACCGCTCGTTCTATAAACCAACTATATAG
- a CDS encoding YjcZ family sporulation protein, which yields MGNGGYGGGGYGSGFALLVVLFILLIIVGAAYLY from the coding sequence ATGGGCAACGGAGGATACGGTGGCGGTGGCTACGGCTCAGGCTTTGCTTTATTAGTTGTGTTATTTATTTTATTAATTATTGTTGGCGCAGCGTACCTATACTAA